Proteins encoded within one genomic window of bacterium:
- a CDS encoding RNA-binding protein, translating to MRIFVGNLPWEATEEDLKKFFEPMGEVAEAVIITRNGRSRGFGFVEMPNEEEAKKAIKELNEKELGGRKVVVNEARPRKEE from the coding sequence ATGCGAATTTTTGTAGGCAACCTGCCCTGGGAAGCAACTGAAGAAGATCTGAAAAAGTTCTTTGAACCTATGGGTGAAGTAGCCGAAGCGGTTATTATCACTCGCAACGGCAGAAGCCGCGGTTTTGGCTTTGTAGAGATGCCCAATGAGGAAGAAGCCAAAAAAGCTATCAAAGAGCTTAATGAAAAAGAGCTCGGGGGCAGAAAAGTCGTTGTCAATGAGGCTCGACCCAGAAAAGAAGAATAA
- a CDS encoding glycosyltransferase family 2 protein: MYLSVVIPAYNEEKRLPPTLEEVVEYLKKQNFSWEVLVVNDGSSDNTAKIVADFTQSHPNVRLIDNKINQGKGAVVKQGMLEAKGEWRLFMDADNSTPISEVEEFWPFIKDYEVIIGSRYIQGSKITEKQPFIRRFISRAGNILIQLLVLPGIQDTQCGFKMFSQKAAEVVFPKQRFMRWSFDMEILAIAKKAGFKIKEVPVIWRNASQSKLKAAKAALRTLKDLLLIKWNLLTGKYR, from the coding sequence CCTACTCTTGAAGAAGTGGTGGAGTATTTAAAAAAGCAAAATTTCAGCTGGGAGGTTTTAGTAGTTAATGATGGGTCTAGTGACAATACAGCCAAAATTGTGGCTGACTTTACCCAATCCCATCCAAATGTGAGGTTAATTGATAACAAAATAAATCAGGGCAAAGGGGCTGTAGTTAAACAGGGTATGTTAGAGGCTAAAGGCGAATGGCGTTTGTTTATGGACGCAGATAACTCTACTCCTATTTCTGAAGTAGAAGAATTTTGGCCTTTTATTAAAGATTACGAAGTAATTATTGGATCTCGTTATATCCAAGGAAGCAAAATTACAGAAAAACAGCCATTTATTCGGCGTTTTATTTCAAGAGCAGGCAATATCTTGATCCAGCTTTTGGTTTTGCCCGGTATTCAAGATACTCAATGCGGTTTTAAAATGTTTAGCCAGAAAGCAGCAGAGGTAGTTTTTCCTAAGCAACGTTTTATGCGCTGGAGTTTTGATATGGAAATATTAGCCATTGCTAAAAAAGCAGGCTTTAAAATCAAAGAAGTACCAGTTATTTGGCGTAATGCTTCTCAATCTAAACTTAAAGCTGCAAAAGCAGCTTTACGCACCCTAAAAGACCTACTGCTAATAAAGTGGAACCTTTTAACAGGTAAGTATCGTTAA